From the Desulfarculaceae bacterium genome, one window contains:
- a CDS encoding aconitate hydratase — translation MPRTLTQKIIEAHLVSGDFAPGQEIALTIDQTLTQDATGTLAALEFEALGLERVRTELSVSYVDHNIMQSDFKNADDHRFLRSIAARYGLWFSPPGNGICHQLHLLHFGRPGATLLGSDSHTPHGGGLGMLAMGAGGLDVAAAMAGVPFSLPCPQVLGVELRGELIPWVGAKDVILELLRRLSVKGGVGRVLEYHGPGVASLGVYERAAITNMGAELGATASIFPSDENTRAFLAAQGREEVYQPLAADEGCAYDAVERIDLGALEPLAACPSSPDAVRPAGELGEVAVEQVLVGSCGGGSYHDLMILASALKGKKLAPGVTLGINPGARQALAQIAANGALNDLLEAGVRLHQSGCLGCIGMSQAPATGVASLRTFPRNFPGRSGTEGDQVYLSGPQVAAATALAGHIADPRELGPAPVVPPEPQLHPSALVAPPADGSAVQILRGPNIAPFPELDALPEDLSCIVTLKVGDNITTDHIMPAGAKILPLRSNVPAISEFVFAALDESFAQRTQAAGAAVVVGGENYGQGSSREHAALGPRYLGVRAKIVKSFARIHRANLINFGVVPLVLADPGDYDRLSLGQRIELPGLKKALLDGVENYEALVDGAPLSLIISASPREREILALGGRLNYIKSQL, via the coding sequence ATGCCCCGCACCCTGACCCAAAAAATCATCGAAGCGCATCTGGTATCGGGCGATTTCGCCCCGGGCCAGGAGATCGCCCTTACCATCGACCAGACCCTGACCCAGGACGCCACCGGCACCCTGGCGGCCCTGGAGTTCGAGGCCCTGGGCCTGGAGCGGGTGCGCACCGAGCTCAGCGTTTCCTACGTGGACCACAACATCATGCAGAGCGATTTCAAGAACGCGGACGACCACCGCTTCTTGCGCTCCATCGCGGCGCGCTACGGCCTGTGGTTCTCCCCGCCGGGCAACGGCATCTGCCACCAGCTGCATCTGCTCCACTTCGGCCGGCCCGGAGCCACCCTGTTGGGCTCGGACTCCCACACCCCGCATGGCGGCGGCCTGGGCATGTTGGCCATGGGCGCCGGCGGCCTGGACGTGGCCGCGGCCATGGCCGGGGTGCCCTTCTCCCTGCCCTGCCCCCAGGTGCTGGGCGTGGAGCTGCGCGGCGAGCTGATCCCCTGGGTGGGGGCCAAGGACGTGATCCTGGAGCTTCTCAGGCGCCTGAGCGTAAAGGGCGGGGTGGGCCGGGTGCTGGAGTACCATGGCCCGGGCGTGGCCAGCCTCGGCGTATACGAGCGCGCGGCCATAACCAATATGGGGGCCGAGCTGGGGGCCACCGCCAGCATCTTCCCCAGCGACGAGAACACCCGTGCCTTCCTGGCCGCCCAGGGCCGCGAGGAGGTGTACCAGCCCCTGGCCGCCGACGAGGGCTGCGCCTACGACGCGGTGGAGCGCATCGACCTGGGGGCCCTGGAGCCCTTGGCCGCCTGCCCCTCCAGCCCGGACGCGGTGCGCCCGGCGGGTGAGCTGGGCGAGGTGGCTGTTGAGCAGGTGCTGGTGGGCTCCTGCGGGGGCGGCTCCTACCACGATTTGATGATCCTGGCCAGCGCCCTCAAGGGCAAGAAGCTGGCCCCGGGCGTCACCCTGGGCATCAACCCCGGGGCGCGCCAGGCCCTGGCCCAGATCGCGGCCAACGGCGCGCTGAACGACCTCCTGGAGGCGGGGGTGCGTTTGCACCAGTCCGGCTGTCTGGGCTGCATCGGCATGAGCCAGGCTCCGGCCACCGGCGTGGCCAGCCTGCGCACCTTCCCGCGCAACTTCCCGGGCCGCTCGGGCACCGAAGGCGATCAAGTTTACCTCAGCGGCCCCCAGGTGGCCGCGGCCACCGCCCTGGCCGGGCATATCGCCGACCCCCGCGAGCTGGGCCCCGCTCCGGTGGTGCCTCCCGAGCCTCAGCTGCACCCCAGCGCCTTGGTGGCTCCCCCGGCGGACGGCAGCGCCGTGCAGATCCTGCGCGGGCCCAACATCGCGCCCTTCCCCGAGCTGGACGCCCTGCCCGAGGACCTGAGCTGCATCGTGACCCTCAAGGTGGGCGACAACATCACCACCGACCACATCATGCCCGCCGGGGCCAAGATCCTGCCGCTCAGGTCCAACGTGCCGGCCATCAGCGAGTTCGTGTTCGCGGCCCTGGACGAGAGCTTTGCCCAGCGCACCCAGGCCGCCGGAGCGGCAGTGGTGGTGGGCGGCGAGAACTACGGCCAGGGCTCCTCGCGGGAGCACGCCGCCCTGGGGCCGCGCTATCTGGGGGTGCGGGCCAAGATCGTCAAGAGCTTCGCGCGCATCCACCGGGCCAACCTGATCAACTTCGGGGTGGTGCCCCTGGTGCTGGCCGATCCAGGCGACTACGACCGCCTCAGCCTGGGCCAGCGCATTGAGCTGCCCGGCCTGAAAAAGGCCCTGCTTGATGGCGTGGAGAACTACGAGGCCCTGGTGGACGGCGCCCCACTGAGCCTGATCATCTCGGCCAGCCCCCGCGAGCGCGAGATTCTGGCCCTGGGCGGTCGGCTCAACTACATCAAGAGCCAGCTGTAA
- a CDS encoding AAA family ATPase, with amino-acid sequence MPSSSFSPLSPAELRRVFDPAQVPFETSDNAPNCLESVLGQTRAKEALGFGLTMPDMDFHVYVAGPQRTGKTHLVTTFLNKLAVDQTPPPDWVYVHNFAEPDEPKALRLAPGGGKRLAAQMKELVASLKISIPELFEGEDYSRRKEAMAGQFKRKRSDIFSQLDSEAREQGYVLKFEPGGIMAAPMGEDGEPLPESALRDMSDEEREKLRAKSDVIQSKVTEALRVVTGLEKELQDALSKMDQEMVLGAVGGMLKELRDDYQDNKAVQEYLDAVQHDLVTNYERFKKKDQPAMPFPVPSEEPNFREYEVNVFVDNSETKGAPVVVEHNPTYPNLFGRIERQASFGALLTDFTLLKPGALHRANGGYLVLPALDLLRYWLPWEGLKRALRDRQVKMEDVMEQLGYMITRTLRPQPIPLDLKVVLVGDSQLYHLLYVHDQVFPKLFKVRAQMSEHMEWDDKEVSDFISHLCQIGRKHELLPLHRTAVARLIERAAEMAGDRERLTLRLADLEDLLKESNYHAKKAERDQVSGEDVATAIAARRRRGSMMQERLQEAVTRGFIKVETDGQDVGQVNGLAVYDLGDYAFGKPSRISASVGLGKEGVTNIDREADLSGPFHNKGVLIIGGFLRERFARFGPLALTASLVFEQSYGMIDGDSASLAEVLALMSQLAKVPLRQDLAITGSMDQHGAAQAIGGVNLKVEGFFRLCEERGLTGKQGVVIPASNAKNLMLHPDVVAAAQEGKFAVYTVETVDEALELFTGLPAGQRGEDGKFPEGTLNHLAEAELERMRQVVKDLAGNNK; translated from the coding sequence ATGCCTTCATCTTCCTTCTCTCCCCTGAGCCCCGCTGAGTTGCGGCGGGTCTTCGATCCCGCCCAGGTTCCCTTTGAGACCAGCGACAACGCGCCCAATTGTCTGGAGTCGGTGCTGGGCCAGACCCGGGCCAAGGAAGCCCTGGGCTTCGGCCTGACCATGCCGGACATGGATTTCCACGTGTACGTGGCCGGGCCCCAGCGCACCGGCAAGACCCACCTGGTGACCACCTTCCTGAACAAGCTGGCCGTGGACCAGACCCCGCCGCCGGATTGGGTGTACGTGCACAACTTCGCCGAGCCCGACGAGCCCAAGGCGCTGCGCCTGGCTCCGGGCGGAGGCAAGCGCCTGGCCGCCCAGATGAAAGAGCTGGTGGCCAGCCTCAAGATCAGCATCCCCGAGCTGTTCGAGGGGGAGGACTACTCCCGGCGCAAGGAGGCCATGGCCGGACAGTTCAAGCGCAAGCGCAGCGACATCTTCTCCCAGCTGGACAGCGAGGCCCGGGAGCAGGGCTACGTGCTCAAGTTCGAGCCCGGAGGCATCATGGCTGCGCCCATGGGCGAGGACGGCGAGCCCCTGCCCGAGAGCGCCCTGAGGGACATGAGCGACGAGGAGCGCGAAAAGCTACGGGCCAAAAGCGACGTGATCCAGTCCAAGGTGACCGAGGCCCTGCGCGTGGTGACCGGCCTGGAAAAGGAGCTGCAAGACGCGCTGAGCAAGATGGACCAGGAGATGGTCCTGGGCGCGGTGGGCGGCATGCTCAAAGAGCTCCGGGACGACTACCAGGACAACAAGGCGGTGCAGGAATACCTGGACGCGGTGCAGCACGACCTGGTGACCAACTACGAGCGCTTCAAGAAAAAAGACCAGCCCGCCATGCCTTTCCCGGTGCCCAGCGAGGAGCCCAACTTCCGCGAGTACGAGGTCAACGTCTTCGTGGACAACTCCGAGACCAAGGGCGCGCCGGTGGTGGTGGAGCACAACCCCACCTATCCCAACCTCTTCGGGCGCATCGAGCGCCAGGCCTCCTTCGGGGCCCTCTTGACCGACTTCACCCTGCTCAAGCCGGGCGCTTTGCACCGGGCCAACGGCGGCTATCTGGTGCTGCCCGCCCTGGACCTCTTGCGCTACTGGCTGCCCTGGGAGGGGCTCAAAAGGGCTCTCCGGGACCGGCAGGTAAAGATGGAAGACGTGATGGAGCAGCTGGGCTACATGATCACCCGGACGCTCCGGCCCCAGCCCATACCCCTGGATCTCAAGGTGGTGCTGGTGGGCGACAGCCAGCTCTACCACCTGCTCTACGTGCACGACCAGGTGTTCCCCAAGCTGTTCAAGGTGCGGGCCCAGATGTCGGAGCACATGGAGTGGGACGACAAGGAAGTCTCGGACTTCATTAGCCATCTCTGCCAGATAGGCCGTAAGCACGAACTGTTGCCCCTGCACCGCACCGCCGTGGCCCGGCTCATCGAGCGGGCGGCGGAGATGGCCGGGGACCGCGAACGCCTTACCCTCAGGCTGGCCGACCTGGAGGACCTGCTCAAGGAGAGCAACTACCACGCCAAAAAGGCGGAGCGGGACCAGGTGAGCGGCGAGGACGTGGCCACGGCCATCGCGGCGCGCCGCCGCCGGGGCTCCATGATGCAGGAGCGCCTGCAAGAGGCGGTGACCCGGGGCTTCATCAAGGTGGAGACCGACGGTCAGGACGTGGGCCAGGTCAACGGCCTGGCGGTTTACGACCTGGGCGACTACGCCTTTGGCAAGCCCAGCCGCATCTCGGCCAGCGTGGGCCTGGGCAAGGAGGGGGTGACCAACATCGACCGCGAGGCCGACCTCTCGGGGCCGTTCCACAACAAGGGCGTCTTGATCATCGGCGGCTTCCTGCGCGAGCGCTTCGCCCGCTTCGGGCCCCTGGCCCTCACCGCCAGCCTGGTGTTCGAGCAGAGCTACGGCATGATCGACGGCGATTCGGCCTCCCTGGCCGAGGTGCTGGCCCTGATGAGCCAGCTCGCGAAGGTGCCCCTGCGCCAGGATCTGGCCATCACCGGGTCCATGGACCAGCACGGCGCGGCCCAGGCCATCGGTGGGGTCAACCTCAAGGTGGAGGGCTTCTTCCGCCTCTGCGAGGAGAGGGGCCTCACCGGCAAGCAGGGGGTGGTGATCCCGGCCTCCAATGCCAAGAACCTGATGCTGCACCCGGATGTGGTGGCCGCGGCCCAGGAGGGCAAGTTCGCGGTGTACACCGTGGAGACGGTGGATGAGGCCCTGGAGCTGTTCACCGGTCTGCCCGCCGGGCAGCGCGGCGAAGACGGCAAGTTCCCCGAGGGCACCCTGAACCACCTGGCCGAGGCCGAACTGGAGCGTATGCGCCAGGTGGTAAAGGATCTAGCCGGCAACAACAAGTAG
- a CDS encoding sigma-54 dependent transcriptional regulator: MSSVPLPRIKPHARVLVVEDEPDSATLFSALMESEGHAAVVAASGEAALDHLSDDGDFDLVLLDLVLPGLSGWEVLKYIKQDGKLRYVPVVVLSALNDKDTTLKALELGAEDFLTKPVDVERMLARVRVMLRIRSLYEDLAHERSGRQQAQRSLEMRRYLSQVMGGSSQVQSLADVLENVVDTDTTVLLEGESGTGKGLLAETVHRFSRRHDGPLVVVNCSAYPETLLSSELFGHEKGAFTGAIRRKAGRFELSEGGTIFLDEIAEISPLTQLALLRVIQDRQFERVGGEKTLTVDVRVVAATNKPLAEMVAKGHFREDLFYRLNVVRLEVPSLRQRPEDIPFLAHAFLSSQAERLGKNIFGFEREALARLMGYSWPGNVRELRNVVEHAALMCRDDVVSLANLPPRLAEGDAPAGQAASRQVGRLWDQEKEMIASTLERVGWNKYRAAQVLGIARSTLYGKIKRYGLVEPPASGEGEAGASEA, encoded by the coding sequence GTGAGCAGTGTCCCCCTACCGCGCATAAAGCCCCACGCCCGGGTGCTGGTGGTGGAGGACGAGCCAGACTCGGCCACCCTGTTCAGCGCCCTGATGGAGTCAGAGGGCCACGCCGCGGTGGTGGCGGCCAGCGGCGAGGCAGCCCTGGACCACCTGTCCGACGACGGCGATTTCGATCTGGTGCTCCTGGACCTGGTGCTGCCCGGCCTCAGCGGCTGGGAGGTGCTCAAGTACATCAAGCAGGACGGCAAGCTGCGCTATGTGCCGGTGGTGGTGCTCTCGGCCCTGAACGACAAGGACACCACCCTCAAGGCCCTGGAGCTGGGGGCCGAGGACTTCCTCACCAAGCCGGTGGACGTGGAGCGCATGCTGGCCCGGGTGCGGGTGATGCTGCGCATCCGCAGCCTATACGAAGACCTGGCCCACGAACGCTCCGGCCGGCAGCAGGCCCAGCGATCCCTGGAGATGCGCCGCTACCTCAGCCAGGTCATGGGCGGCTCGTCCCAGGTGCAGTCCCTGGCCGACGTGTTGGAAAACGTGGTGGACACCGACACCACGGTGCTCCTGGAGGGCGAATCGGGCACGGGCAAGGGGCTGTTGGCCGAGACGGTGCACCGCTTTTCCCGGCGTCACGACGGCCCCCTGGTGGTGGTAAACTGCTCGGCCTATCCCGAGACCCTGCTCTCCTCCGAGCTCTTCGGCCACGAGAAGGGCGCCTTTACCGGGGCCATCCGGCGCAAGGCCGGGCGCTTCGAGCTGTCTGAAGGCGGCACCATATTCCTCGACGAGATCGCGGAGATAAGCCCGTTGACCCAGCTGGCGCTGCTCCGGGTGATCCAGGACCGCCAGTTCGAGCGGGTGGGCGGCGAAAAGACCCTGACCGTTGACGTGCGGGTGGTGGCGGCCACCAACAAGCCCCTGGCCGAAATGGTGGCCAAGGGGCATTTTCGCGAGGACCTGTTCTACCGCCTCAACGTGGTGCGCCTGGAGGTGCCTTCCCTGCGCCAGCGGCCCGAGGACATCCCCTTTTTGGCCCACGCCTTTCTTTCGTCTCAGGCCGAGCGTCTGGGCAAGAACATCTTCGGCTTCGAGCGCGAGGCCCTGGCCCGGCTCATGGGCTACTCCTGGCCGGGCAACGTGCGCGAGCTGCGCAATGTGGTGGAGCACGCCGCCCTGATGTGCCGCGATGACGTGGTGTCCCTGGCCAACCTGCCCCCTCGCCTGGCCGAGGGAGACGCGCCCGCCGGCCAGGCCGCGTCCCGGCAGGTGGGGCGGCTGTGGGACCAGGAAAAGGAGATGATCGCATCCACCCTGGAGCGGGTGGGCTGGAACAAATACCGCGCCGCCCAGGTCTTGGGCATCGCGCGCAGCACCCTCTACGGCAAGATCAAGAGATACGGCCTGGTGGAGCCGCCCGCGAGCGGCGAGGGAGAGGCTGGGGCCTCCGAGGCGTGA
- a CDS encoding UvrD-helicase domain-containing protein: MLVADLHIHSRYSRATAKSLNPENLWLAAQVKGIGLLGAGDFTHPAWLEELGEKLVETGDGAYALRPELARELQDQVPPACAGQVRFLLSGEISTIYKRHGATRKVHSLILMPSLESAARLNARLDRVGNITSDGRPILGLDTRDLLELCLEVEPSVIFIPAHVWTPWFSLFGSKSGFDSIEECFDDLSGHITAVETGLSSDPPMNWRLSALDRMVLVSNSDAHSPAKLAREANLLTCEPTYPALASALSGPEAEGLAGTLEFFPHEGKYHLDGHRKCGVCLEPGETRALDGRCPVCGKPLTVGVLSRVEDLADRPEGRRAPNAREFESIVPLDEVVGEVLQRGPATKGVRGAVEQLLAELGPELSILRAAPLSELERVGGPVLAEAVRRMRSGEVVLEGGFDGQFGVVKLFSPQERAQLKGQGALWRDAPAKPRKLKKKALTKPQAPAPVEPPLFAEPAAVGLSDEQRAAVEHRGAPLIVRAGPGAGKTRVLVQRAAALVEEGAAPKRVLMITFTRKAAGELAERLAGEHPHAAGVKVSTFHALGREVLASASGGPPAIMGHEERSALVKELAKALGWKPGPAELELTRLKQAVEPAPRPEFKPLFRAYEEALHRAGLIDLDDLVPGAVRALRDDPALAAAWAGRFAHVLVDEYQDSNPAQVELLKLLAAGKASLAVIGDPDQAIYGFRGAERENFLRFEADFPGAAVLGLTANFRNAGSILRAATELMATDPDPGRLALSARRPEGELPVLADLAGPRAEAAWVAGRILELTGGLDSRQVEAGEGGGLAPRDIAVLYRIHAQAAPLAEALAKAGVPFQVAGQEPLGETDPLDFKAQRVSLMTLHAAKGLEFKAVFLVGLEQGLLPYQPPSGEASDPGEERRLLYVGMTRARERLYLSRCAARSLFGESGPRNASPFLADLPPAACQRVSVRSQRRARQMDLFGG, encoded by the coding sequence ATGTTGGTCGCCGATCTGCACATACACTCGCGCTACTCCCGGGCCACGGCCAAGAGCCTGAACCCCGAAAACCTGTGGCTCGCCGCCCAGGTGAAGGGTATCGGCCTGCTGGGCGCGGGCGACTTCACCCATCCCGCCTGGCTGGAGGAGCTGGGCGAGAAGCTGGTGGAAACCGGCGACGGGGCCTATGCCCTGCGGCCGGAGCTGGCCCGCGAGCTGCAAGACCAGGTGCCCCCGGCCTGCGCGGGCCAGGTGCGCTTCCTGCTCTCCGGCGAGATATCCACCATCTACAAGCGTCACGGCGCCACCCGCAAGGTGCACTCGCTGATCCTCATGCCCAGCCTGGAGTCCGCCGCGCGCCTCAATGCCCGTTTGGACCGGGTGGGCAACATCACCTCCGACGGCCGCCCCATCCTGGGCTTGGACACCCGCGACCTGTTGGAGCTGTGCCTGGAGGTGGAGCCTTCGGTGATTTTCATCCCGGCCCACGTGTGGACCCCCTGGTTCAGCCTGTTCGGCTCCAAAAGCGGCTTCGACTCCATAGAGGAGTGCTTCGACGACCTGAGCGGCCACATCACCGCCGTGGAGACCGGGCTGTCTTCGGACCCGCCCATGAATTGGCGGCTCAGCGCCCTGGACCGCATGGTCCTGGTGAGCAACTCCGACGCCCACAGCCCGGCAAAGCTGGCCCGCGAGGCCAACCTGCTCACCTGCGAGCCCACCTATCCCGCCCTGGCCTCGGCCCTGAGCGGCCCGGAAGCTGAAGGCTTGGCCGGCACCCTGGAGTTTTTCCCCCACGAGGGCAAGTACCATTTGGATGGCCACCGCAAGTGCGGGGTGTGCCTGGAGCCCGGCGAGACCCGCGCCCTGGATGGCCGCTGCCCAGTGTGCGGCAAGCCGCTCACCGTGGGGGTGCTCAGCCGGGTGGAGGACCTGGCCGACCGGCCCGAGGGGCGCCGTGCGCCCAATGCGCGCGAGTTCGAATCCATCGTGCCCCTGGACGAGGTGGTGGGCGAGGTCTTGCAGCGCGGCCCGGCCACCAAGGGGGTGCGTGGGGCCGTGGAGCAGCTCCTGGCCGAGCTGGGGCCGGAGCTCAGCATCCTGCGCGCCGCGCCTCTGAGCGAGCTGGAGCGGGTGGGCGGCCCGGTGCTGGCCGAGGCGGTGCGCCGCATGCGCTCCGGCGAGGTGGTGCTGGAGGGCGGCTTTGACGGGCAGTTCGGGGTGGTCAAGCTCTTCAGCCCCCAGGAGCGGGCCCAGCTGAAGGGGCAGGGCGCCCTGTGGCGCGACGCCCCGGCCAAGCCGCGCAAGCTTAAAAAAAAAGCCCTGACTAAGCCCCAGGCCCCGGCCCCGGTCGAGCCCCCGCTTTTTGCGGAGCCCGCGGCCGTGGGCCTGAGCGACGAGCAACGCGCGGCGGTGGAGCACCGGGGCGCGCCGCTCATCGTGCGGGCCGGACCCGGCGCAGGCAAGACCCGGGTCTTGGTGCAACGCGCCGCCGCCCTGGTGGAGGAGGGCGCCGCGCCCAAGCGGGTGCTCATGATCACCTTTACCCGCAAGGCGGCCGGCGAGCTGGCCGAGCGCCTGGCCGGGGAGCATCCCCACGCGGCTGGGGTCAAGGTGAGTACCTTCCATGCCCTGGGCCGCGAGGTGCTGGCCTCGGCGAGCGGCGGGCCGCCCGCGATCATGGGGCACGAGGAGCGCTCCGCCTTGGTCAAGGAGCTGGCCAAGGCCTTGGGCTGGAAGCCCGGCCCGGCCGAGCTGGAGCTGACCCGCCTCAAGCAGGCGGTGGAGCCTGCGCCCCGGCCCGAGTTTAAGCCCCTGTTCCGGGCCTATGAAGAAGCTTTGCATCGGGCCGGGCTCATCGACCTGGACGACCTGGTGCCAGGCGCGGTGCGCGCCCTGCGGGACGATCCCGCCCTGGCCGCCGCCTGGGCCGGGCGCTTCGCTCATGTGCTGGTGGACGAGTACCAGGACTCCAACCCGGCCCAGGTGGAGCTGTTGAAGCTGTTGGCCGCGGGCAAGGCCTCCCTGGCGGTCATCGGCGACCCGGACCAGGCCATCTACGGTTTTCGCGGAGCGGAGCGAGAAAACTTTTTGCGCTTCGAGGCTGACTTCCCCGGCGCGGCGGTGCTGGGCCTCACCGCCAACTTTCGCAACGCCGGATCCATCCTGCGCGCGGCCACGGAGTTGATGGCCACTGACCCCGACCCCGGCCGCCTGGCCCTGAGCGCCCGGCGGCCCGAGGGCGAGCTTCCCGTCCTGGCCGACCTCGCCGGCCCCCGGGCCGAGGCCGCCTGGGTGGCGGGGCGCATCCTGGAGCTGACCGGCGGGCTGGACTCGCGCCAGGTGGAGGCCGGGGAGGGCGGAGGCCTGGCCCCCCGCGACATCGCGGTGCTCTACCGCATCCACGCCCAGGCCGCGCCCCTGGCCGAGGCCCTGGCCAAGGCCGGGGTGCCTTTTCAGGTGGCTGGCCAGGAGCCCCTGGGCGAGACCGACCCCCTGGATTTCAAGGCCCAGCGGGTGAGCCTGATGACCCTGCACGCGGCCAAGGGCCTGGAGTTCAAGGCGGTGTTCCTGGTGGGTCTGGAACAGGGCCTGTTGCCCTACCAACCGCCCAGCGGCGAGGCCTCGGACCCCGGCGAGGAGCGGCGC